One genomic segment of Catalinimonas alkaloidigena includes these proteins:
- a CDS encoding zinc metallopeptidase, which translates to MYFILIIGIMILSFAVSQRLKNKFRKYSQIGLQANLTGREIAEHMLRDNGIHDVSVVSVPGRLSDHYNPADKTVNLSDDVYHGRSAAAAAVAAHECGHAVQHATAYSFLEFRSAMVPVQNVSAKVLNVVVMIALFGGFFLFQSFPIQPVLLVIIACYAVITLFSLVTLPVEFDASKRALAWIKGRNVVTPGEYDMAKDALKWAAMTYVVAALGSVMALLYYVSIFLGSRD; encoded by the coding sequence ATGTATTTTATATTAATAATAGGGATCATGATCTTGAGCTTTGCAGTAAGCCAGAGACTCAAGAATAAGTTTAGAAAGTATTCGCAGATTGGCTTACAGGCTAATCTGACAGGCCGGGAAATTGCTGAGCACATGCTACGCGACAATGGCATCCATGATGTAAGCGTAGTTTCAGTGCCAGGTCGTTTGTCTGACCATTACAATCCGGCGGACAAAACAGTTAACCTGAGTGATGATGTATATCACGGGCGTTCGGCTGCAGCTGCGGCAGTAGCAGCCCATGAGTGCGGCCATGCTGTTCAGCATGCCACTGCTTACAGCTTCCTGGAGTTTCGCTCTGCCATGGTTCCAGTACAGAATGTGAGCGCCAAAGTGCTGAATGTAGTAGTAATGATTGCGCTCTTTGGAGGCTTTTTCCTTTTCCAAAGTTTTCCGATTCAGCCAGTCTTGCTGGTCATTATAGCATGTTATGCAGTGATTACACTTTTCTCACTGGTAACTTTACCAGTAGAGTTTGACGCTAGTAAAAGAGCGCTGGCCTGGATTAAAGGGCGAAATGTAGTGACCCCCGGAGAATATGATATGGCCAAAGACGCATTAAAATGGGCGGCTATGACCTATGTAGTAGCTGCATTAGGTTCAGTAATGGCTTTGTTATATTATGTATCTATCTTTCTGGGCAGCAGGGACTAA
- the gltX gene encoding glutamate--tRNA ligase, whose translation MEQNIRVRFAPSPTGPQHIGGIRTALYNYLFARQKKGTFILRIEDTDQTRYVPCSEDYLKKALKWCGIQPDEGVDEGGPYAPYRQSERKEIYGKYAQQLIDAGHAYYAFDTEVELNEMRERLKDARVAQPQYNAITRMTMKNSLTLSESEVKAKMDAGEPYVIRLKVPRKDEVRLNDMVRGWIMVHSSTLDDKVIMKSDGMPTYHLANVVDDHLMEITHVIRGEEWLPSAPLHVLMYQFLGWEESMPQFAHLPLLLKPDGNGKLSKRDSLKHGFPVFPMEWTDDEKNQLPGFKEEGYLPEAFINFLAFLGWNPGTEQELFTKEELIEAFKIENINKAGARFDIHKAQWYNQQYLRQKSDDELAGMLLSTLEKAGVESSRDKAVKVSGLMKERVTFPAEIWENAKFFYVAPQRYDEKIVNKKWTEEATTVLQAYANALKQHDGALNADQAKIVLEQVLNELEVKMGRVMQALRLAVTGEGSGPDLMPTIEVLGRDETANRIENALQKLEMHVKT comes from the coding sequence ATGGAACAAAATATAAGAGTAAGGTTTGCCCCCAGTCCTACCGGCCCACAGCATATTGGAGGGATACGTACGGCATTATATAATTATCTTTTTGCCCGGCAAAAAAAAGGAACATTCATTCTGCGTATTGAAGATACAGACCAGACCCGCTATGTCCCCTGCTCAGAAGACTATCTGAAAAAAGCTTTAAAATGGTGTGGTATACAGCCAGATGAAGGCGTAGACGAAGGTGGCCCCTATGCACCTTACCGTCAGTCAGAACGTAAAGAAATATACGGAAAATACGCGCAGCAGCTGATTGATGCCGGGCATGCTTACTATGCTTTTGATACCGAAGTAGAGCTGAATGAAATGCGGGAACGCCTGAAAGATGCACGTGTAGCACAGCCTCAGTATAATGCCATCACCCGAATGACCATGAAAAACTCGCTGACCCTTTCTGAATCGGAAGTCAAAGCGAAAATGGATGCTGGCGAGCCATATGTTATTCGTCTGAAAGTTCCACGCAAAGATGAGGTTCGTCTCAATGATATGGTCCGTGGTTGGATCATGGTTCACTCCTCAACACTGGATGACAAAGTGATTATGAAATCTGATGGTATGCCGACCTACCATCTGGCCAATGTAGTGGATGATCACTTGATGGAAATCACCCACGTGATCAGGGGAGAGGAGTGGCTTCCTTCTGCACCACTGCATGTACTCATGTATCAGTTCTTAGGCTGGGAGGAGAGTATGCCTCAGTTTGCACACCTTCCACTATTGCTCAAGCCCGATGGTAACGGTAAGTTAAGTAAAAGAGACTCACTGAAACATGGCTTCCCGGTATTCCCAATGGAGTGGACCGATGATGAAAAAAACCAGCTTCCCGGATTTAAAGAAGAAGGGTATCTGCCTGAAGCTTTTATCAACTTTCTCGCTTTTCTGGGCTGGAACCCCGGTACTGAGCAGGAGTTGTTTACCAAAGAAGAACTAATAGAAGCATTCAAGATAGAAAATATTAACAAGGCAGGGGCCAGGTTTGACATTCATAAAGCACAGTGGTATAACCAGCAGTACCTCCGCCAGAAATCGGACGATGAACTTGCCGGTATGCTGCTCTCAACCTTAGAGAAAGCAGGAGTAGAAAGTAGTCGAGACAAGGCAGTAAAAGTAAGTGGTTTGATGAAAGAGAGAGTGACTTTCCCTGCGGAAATATGGGAAAATGCAAAGTTCTTTTACGTAGCGCCCCAACGATATGACGAAAAAATCGTTAATAAAAAGTGGACGGAAGAGGCTACTACTGTATTACAAGCTTATGCTAACGCCCTTAAGCAGCACGATGGGGCATTAAATGCAGATCAGGCCAAAATCGTCTTAGAACAAGTTCTGAATGAGCTTGAAGTAAAAATGGGCAGAGTGATGCAGGCATTACGGCTGGCGGTTACAGGAGAAGGCTCCGGACCCGACCTAATGCCAACCATTGAGGTCTTAGGTAGGGATGAAACCGCAAACCGGATCGAGAATGCCCTTCAAAAATTAGAGATGCACGTAAAAACGTAG
- a CDS encoding acyl-CoA dehydrogenase — protein MDFQLTEEHLAVQEAARDFAQTELLPGVIERDEKQEFPAQQVKKMGELGFMGMMVSPEYGGGGMDTKSYVLAIEEISKVDASASVCMSVNNSLVCWGIEEYGTEEQKQKYLPELASGRLLGAFCLSEPEAGSDATMQRTSALDHGDYYLVNGSKNWITNGNSASIYLIMGQSEAEKKHKGINALIVEKEWEGFVVGKKENKMGIRASDTHSLMFNDLKVPKPNRIGEDGFGFRFAMSVLNGGRIGIAAQALGIASGAYERSVQYAKERKTFGQEISKHQAIQFKLAEMATKIDAARLLCFQAADLKDKGQSYIKESAMAKLYASQVAMEVTIEAVQIHGGYGYVKEYHVERMMRDAKVTQIYEGTSEIQKLVIAREILK, from the coding sequence ATGGATTTTCAATTAACAGAGGAGCACCTGGCTGTACAAGAAGCTGCGAGAGACTTTGCTCAAACAGAACTGCTTCCCGGAGTAATAGAAAGAGATGAAAAACAGGAGTTTCCAGCCCAACAGGTAAAAAAAATGGGAGAGCTGGGTTTTATGGGCATGATGGTAAGCCCGGAATACGGAGGAGGGGGCATGGACACCAAATCTTATGTGTTGGCCATAGAAGAAATTTCTAAAGTGGATGCTTCTGCGTCAGTGTGTATGTCGGTAAACAATTCATTAGTCTGTTGGGGGATTGAAGAATATGGAACTGAAGAGCAAAAGCAAAAATATTTACCCGAACTGGCCAGTGGAAGGCTACTTGGTGCTTTTTGTCTTTCAGAACCAGAAGCGGGCTCTGATGCCACTATGCAACGAACATCTGCGCTGGATCATGGAGATTATTATCTGGTAAACGGAAGCAAGAACTGGATCACCAATGGTAATAGTGCTTCTATATACCTTATAATGGGCCAGAGTGAGGCTGAGAAAAAACATAAAGGAATCAATGCATTGATTGTAGAAAAAGAATGGGAAGGCTTTGTGGTGGGGAAAAAAGAAAATAAAATGGGTATAAGGGCCTCAGATACGCACTCCCTGATGTTCAACGACCTGAAAGTACCGAAGCCAAACCGTATAGGAGAAGACGGGTTTGGTTTTAGGTTTGCCATGTCGGTGCTCAATGGAGGTCGTATAGGTATTGCCGCACAGGCTCTGGGCATAGCATCAGGCGCTTATGAACGCTCAGTACAATACGCCAAAGAAAGAAAAACTTTCGGACAGGAAATCAGTAAGCATCAGGCGATTCAATTTAAGTTAGCAGAAATGGCCACCAAAATTGACGCAGCCCGCCTTCTTTGTTTCCAGGCTGCTGACTTGAAGGATAAAGGCCAATCCTATATCAAAGAAAGTGCTATGGCTAAGTTATATGCTTCTCAGGTAGCTATGGAAGTGACTATCGAGGCAGTTCAAATTCACGGCGGATATGGCTATGTGAAGGAATACCACGTAGAGCGTATGATGCGTGATGCCAAGGTTACCCAAATTTATGAGGGTACTTCAGAGATTCAAAAGCTAGTAATTGCAAGGGAAATATTAAAATAG
- a CDS encoding NAD(P)H-hydrate dehydratase, with the protein MKILTAQQTRDADAATIKNEPISSTDLMERAATVFKHQFIETFGATVNPVYIFSGPGNNGGDGLAFARLLHQHHCNIHAFTVHAADKGSEDFKINRERLAEHITINNIEQESDIPDIPREAIVIDGLFGSGLSRKVEGIFAQVIEKINLSEAAVVAIDIPSGLFADQPLEVEDDDAVIIRADYTFSFQMPKLAFLLPESAHFVGKWEILDIGLDRNFIEQTPVDYYFTDHMLAKSLLKKRDTHSHKGTFGKTMLISGSYGKMGAAVLCARACLHSGVGLLTVHVPECGYQIMQIANPEAMTTVDRHQYIFTDLPQQGPTDLDKYDALGVGPGLGAAEETVMALKSILEKAQSLQKPMVLDADALNICGQHRDLLDLLPENAVLTPHPKEFERLTQPAENDFHRLQLLTKFCRQYEVFVVLKGANTAVGTPSGKICFNSTGNPGMASGGTGDALTGIITALLSQKYDPLDAALLGVYLHGKAGDLATDALGQEAMLASNLIEHLGEAFKSLAQY; encoded by the coding sequence ATGAAGATTCTTACTGCTCAACAAACCCGCGATGCAGATGCCGCTACCATCAAAAATGAGCCTATCAGTTCTACTGACTTGATGGAAAGGGCTGCTACCGTTTTTAAGCATCAGTTTATAGAGACTTTTGGTGCTACCGTCAACCCTGTATATATATTTAGCGGGCCGGGAAACAATGGCGGTGATGGTCTGGCTTTTGCCAGATTATTGCATCAGCATCACTGTAATATCCATGCTTTCACGGTTCATGCCGCAGATAAAGGCTCTGAGGATTTTAAGATTAATCGCGAAAGGCTGGCAGAGCATATCACCATCAATAACATTGAACAAGAAAGTGACATACCCGATATTCCCAGGGAGGCAATTGTTATTGATGGACTTTTCGGTTCAGGGCTTTCTCGCAAAGTAGAAGGCATTTTTGCCCAGGTGATTGAGAAAATTAATCTTTCTGAAGCCGCGGTTGTCGCCATAGATATTCCCTCCGGCTTGTTTGCTGACCAACCTTTGGAAGTTGAAGATGATGATGCTGTCATTATAAGGGCTGATTATACCTTTAGCTTCCAAATGCCTAAACTGGCTTTTCTTCTTCCAGAGAGTGCGCATTTTGTAGGCAAGTGGGAGATACTTGACATTGGGCTTGATCGTAATTTCATTGAACAGACGCCTGTAGATTACTATTTCACTGATCATATGCTGGCTAAGTCTCTCCTGAAGAAACGTGATACTCACTCCCATAAGGGAACTTTTGGAAAAACGATGCTTATTAGCGGAAGCTATGGAAAAATGGGCGCTGCAGTGCTTTGTGCCAGAGCTTGTCTTCATTCTGGAGTGGGGCTTCTTACCGTTCATGTTCCTGAATGTGGCTACCAGATTATGCAAATAGCAAACCCTGAAGCGATGACCACTGTAGACCGTCATCAATATATTTTTACGGACCTGCCCCAGCAGGGGCCTACCGACCTTGACAAATATGATGCACTAGGCGTCGGTCCTGGCTTGGGTGCCGCTGAGGAGACTGTGATGGCTTTAAAAAGCATTTTAGAAAAAGCTCAATCTTTGCAAAAACCCATGGTATTAGATGCTGATGCGCTTAATATCTGTGGCCAGCACCGGGATCTTTTAGACTTACTGCCTGAAAACGCAGTGCTTACTCCTCACCCCAAAGAGTTTGAGAGACTAACCCAGCCCGCTGAAAATGATTTTCACCGTTTACAGCTATTAACAAAGTTTTGTCGGCAATATGAAGTTTTTGTCGTGCTGAAAGGGGCTAATACTGCGGTAGGTACGCCTAGCGGAAAAATCTGCTTCAATAGTACTGGAAATCCCGGCATGGCTAGCGGGGGCACCGGCGATGCGCTTACTGGAATCATTACCGCTTTGCTTTCTCAAAAATATGATCCTCTTGATGCTGCTTTATTAGGTGTATATTTACACGGCAAAGCAGGTGACCTGGCTACGGACGCGCTTGGTCAGGAGGCTATGCTGGCTTCCAATTTAATTGAACACCTGGGAGAAGCATTTAAATCATTAGCTCAATATTAG
- a CDS encoding helix-turn-helix domain-containing protein, which produces MEDYNKIIESLSVRFIKSKNIRILQPVRIQNYYDVENTILILNRGKIRYGSDNTEVSGGNVVFIPGGKQVSVTYGTGDPVSLSNDDFINNKELYFQSLETTDVKTLEAENFSFINFEAKVFDSVNFFASLDIPPFVLEDNSRIPEIIQEILRENNSDTPGKDRIIKLSTERMVIEIIRYILDNRMFVEQLATNSTYFKDPRLIDIFAYIKDNIGGDLSNKVLANVANVSEDYVGQYFKMLTGINPQDYIEYQRMEKAVNLLRTTKKSIREIGKDVGYKDTAYFCRRFKMMFGIPAGKMRRRESLMNV; this is translated from the coding sequence ATGGAAGATTATAATAAAATTATTGAATCACTCAGCGTAAGGTTCATTAAGTCGAAAAATATAAGAATCTTACAACCTGTAAGAATTCAAAATTATTATGATGTAGAAAATACCATCTTAATTTTGAATCGTGGGAAAATCAGGTACGGAAGTGATAACACAGAGGTAAGTGGTGGCAATGTTGTGTTTATTCCCGGAGGAAAACAGGTATCTGTAACCTATGGTACCGGTGATCCGGTAAGCCTGTCAAATGATGACTTCATCAACAATAAAGAATTATATTTTCAGTCACTGGAGACTACAGATGTAAAGACTCTGGAGGCTGAAAACTTTAGTTTTATTAACTTTGAAGCAAAGGTATTTGATTCCGTGAATTTCTTTGCTTCACTGGATATCCCTCCTTTTGTGCTTGAGGATAATAGTAGGATCCCTGAGATCATACAGGAAATTTTGCGGGAGAATAATTCTGACACTCCCGGAAAAGATAGAATTATTAAGCTAAGCACAGAGCGTATGGTGATTGAAATCATTCGTTACATTCTGGATAACAGAATGTTTGTGGAGCAATTGGCTACCAATAGTACTTACTTCAAGGATCCTCGATTGATTGATATTTTCGCATATATCAAAGACAATATAGGGGGAGACTTATCCAATAAGGTGTTAGCCAATGTGGCTAATGTGTCTGAAGATTATGTAGGGCAATATTTTAAGATGTTGACCGGCATTAATCCTCAGGATTACATTGAATATCAGCGAATGGAAAAAGCGGTGAACCTTTTGAGGACTACCAAGAAAAGTATTCGTGAAATAGGGAAAGATGTTGGCTACAAAGATACAGCTTACTTTTGCCGTCGTTTTAAAATGATGTTTGGTATTCCTGCTGGCAAAATGCGTCGCAGAGAATCACTGATGAACGTATAA
- a CDS encoding IMPACT family protein, whose product MKEQDTYYSLKTQSEGLYKEKGSKFLAFAYPVNSDEEIKEKVETLKKQYYDARHHCFAFILKPEEGREETYRANDDGEPAHSAGDPILGQIRSQNLFDVLIVVVRYFGGTKLGVPGLIHAYKTAAADAIAHNQVVKKIIHKDLSIRFEYTVTNEVMRLIEQFQAQIKDQDFAEDCFYRLSLPRSMWKNAKEQFAQVQGVAFV is encoded by the coding sequence TTGAAAGAGCAGGACACATATTATTCCTTAAAAACACAGTCTGAAGGATTATACAAAGAAAAAGGGAGCAAGTTTTTGGCTTTTGCCTACCCCGTCAATTCTGATGAAGAAATAAAGGAGAAAGTAGAGACGCTAAAGAAACAATATTATGATGCCCGCCATCATTGCTTTGCTTTTATCTTGAAGCCGGAAGAGGGCAGAGAAGAAACTTACAGGGCCAATGATGATGGAGAGCCCGCACACTCTGCCGGTGACCCTATTCTGGGACAAATCCGCTCGCAAAATTTATTTGATGTGCTCATCGTAGTAGTGCGCTACTTTGGTGGCACTAAACTAGGTGTGCCCGGCCTCATCCATGCCTACAAAACCGCAGCTGCTGACGCTATTGCCCATAATCAGGTAGTAAAAAAAATCATCCATAAGGATTTGTCTATCCGATTTGAATACACAGTAACCAATGAGGTAATGCGGCTTATTGAACAATTTCAGGCCCAGATCAAAGATCAGGATTTTGCTGAAGATTGCTTTTATCGGCTAAGTCTACCCAGGAGTATGTGGAAAAATGCCAAGGAGCAATTTGCTCAGGTGCAGGGGGTGGCCTTTGTATGA
- a CDS encoding lysylphosphatidylglycerol synthase transmembrane domain-containing protein yields the protein MSNIKNYLKYIISLLLAAALLWYVFKDFDLNTMVNKLKEVDYRWVALAIGIFLMSHLLRAYRWNILLYPLGYKHLTTFRTLLAVMVGYFANLIIPRMGEVSRCGILKKTDDIPITTSLGTVVAERLVDLFCLFTAMVMLFVLEFSRLNEFILSFLGEKLDVLQQNVGTIYILIGVAAVALLLFFVLRKAIQKSLTQNKLFIKLRNLGREVLKGLTSISRIENKSGFWVSTFTIWLCYYMMSYVVFFALPETSILGWRAGLAVLVMGSLGMAAPVQGGFGTFHALVSGVLLLYGVAEQEGVLFATLIHSMQTISFIIFGGISFFIASVLSTKKREKYPQPQKFDV from the coding sequence TTGAGCAACATAAAAAATTACTTAAAGTACATAATCTCTCTGCTGTTAGCAGCAGCACTTCTTTGGTACGTGTTCAAAGATTTTGACCTGAACACAATGGTTAATAAACTCAAGGAAGTAGATTACCGATGGGTAGCCCTGGCCATCGGTATTTTTTTAATGAGTCATCTCCTCAGAGCTTACCGCTGGAATATCCTGCTCTATCCGCTCGGATATAAGCATCTCACAACTTTTCGGACACTCCTGGCAGTAATGGTAGGTTATTTTGCCAATCTCATCATCCCTCGCATGGGTGAAGTGAGTCGCTGCGGAATACTGAAAAAAACCGATGATATTCCTATTACCACTTCACTAGGAACAGTGGTAGCAGAACGTCTGGTGGATCTGTTCTGTCTCTTTACCGCTATGGTCATGCTTTTTGTGTTGGAGTTTAGCCGGCTAAATGAATTTATCCTTTCCTTTTTGGGAGAAAAGCTGGATGTGCTACAGCAAAATGTAGGAACTATTTATATACTGATCGGGGTAGCAGCGGTGGCTTTACTGCTCTTTTTTGTCCTGAGAAAAGCAATTCAGAAAAGCCTGACTCAAAACAAATTGTTTATTAAGCTACGAAACCTGGGGCGTGAAGTCCTTAAGGGACTCACCAGCATAAGCAGAATAGAAAACAAATCAGGCTTCTGGGTTTCCACATTTACTATTTGGCTATGCTACTATATGATGTCTTATGTAGTATTTTTCGCCCTGCCGGAGACCTCTATCTTAGGATGGAGAGCCGGATTGGCAGTACTTGTAATGGGTAGCCTGGGCATGGCGGCTCCAGTGCAGGGTGGTTTTGGTACTTTCCACGCATTGGTGAGTGGCGTATTGCTCCTATACGGAGTAGCAGAGCAGGAGGGAGTGTTATTCGCTACCCTTATCCACAGTATGCAAACCATTTCATTTATTATTTTTGGAGGCATAAGTTTCTTTATCGCCTCGGTGCTTTCTACCAAGAAAAGAGAAAAATATCCTCAGCCTCAAAAATTTGATGTCTGA
- the panD gene encoding aspartate 1-decarboxylase: MNIQVLKSKIHRVKITQAELHYVGSITIDETLMEAANLIEHEKVQIVNVNNGERLETYVIKGERDSGMICMNGPAARKVQVGDVIIIISYAGMDFEEAKSFKPTVIFPDQKNRLT; this comes from the coding sequence ATGAATATTCAAGTTTTAAAATCTAAAATACATCGCGTAAAAATTACGCAGGCAGAATTGCATTATGTGGGGAGCATCACGATAGATGAAACATTAATGGAGGCTGCCAACCTTATTGAGCACGAAAAAGTGCAGATTGTAAATGTGAACAATGGCGAGCGTCTGGAAACTTATGTGATCAAAGGTGAAAGAGATAGCGGTATGATCTGTATGAATGGGCCTGCAGCACGAAAAGTGCAGGTGGGAGATGTGATCATTATCATTTCTTATGCAGGTATGGACTTTGAAGAAGCAAAATCTTTCAAGCCCACTGTAATTTTTCCTGATCAGAAAAATCGTTTGACATAA
- a CDS encoding 2OG-Fe(II) oxygenase, giving the protein MEEKSEALLQEAQLEQLVDQLAENGYGLIDHFFSPDEVNAVINRFQDLSEEGKFKKAGIGKMQNFAVDKSVRGDYIRWINPNDMMEVTANYVGKMRQLMEYLNYTCFLGLKDFEAHFAMYPAGTFYKRHVDRFHQKPHRVISTVCYLNENWKEKDGGQLRMFLPDEEFDIAPLSGRMVCFRSEIEHEVQLTSRPRYSITGWMLDQHSSLTFL; this is encoded by the coding sequence ATGGAAGAAAAAAGTGAAGCTTTGCTTCAGGAAGCGCAACTGGAACAGCTAGTAGATCAATTGGCTGAAAATGGATACGGGCTGATAGATCATTTTTTTTCGCCTGATGAAGTAAATGCAGTGATCAACAGATTTCAGGATCTGTCAGAAGAAGGAAAGTTCAAAAAAGCTGGAATTGGGAAGATGCAGAATTTTGCGGTGGATAAATCCGTAAGGGGAGATTATATACGATGGATCAACCCCAATGATATGATGGAGGTTACAGCCAATTATGTTGGAAAAATGCGCCAACTGATGGAATACCTAAACTACACCTGTTTCCTGGGGTTAAAAGATTTTGAGGCCCATTTTGCGATGTATCCGGCGGGAACGTTTTATAAGCGCCATGTAGATCGCTTCCATCAGAAGCCACACCGGGTGATTTCTACCGTTTGTTATCTCAATGAAAACTGGAAAGAAAAAGATGGAGGCCAGCTCAGGATGTTTTTACCTGATGAAGAATTTGATATTGCCCCTCTTTCCGGCAGGATGGTCTGTTTTAGAAGTGAGATTGAGCATGAAGTACAGCTCACTTCACGTCCCCGCTACAGTATTACCGGTTGGATGCTGGATCAGCACTCAAGTCTCACCTTCCTGTAA
- a CDS encoding methylglyoxal synthase, with product MKKKQAVALVAHDNKKPELLQWVRNHIDLLAAYELYATGTTGKMLEEGIKDLKSITINKLLSGPLGGDQQIGAKIAEGKIDFLIFFWDPLEPQPHDPDVKALLRIAVTWDIPFACNKASANFLFASAKITGDYEREQPDFTSYLNRNIKK from the coding sequence ATGAAAAAGAAACAAGCAGTTGCCCTCGTGGCCCATGATAATAAAAAGCCTGAGCTTCTACAGTGGGTAAGAAACCATATCGACCTTCTTGCTGCCTACGAACTTTATGCAACCGGGACCACGGGTAAAATGCTTGAAGAGGGCATTAAAGACCTCAAAAGCATAACAATTAATAAGTTGCTCAGTGGACCTTTGGGAGGAGATCAACAGATTGGCGCCAAAATAGCAGAGGGTAAAATTGATTTTTTGATCTTCTTTTGGGACCCTCTGGAGCCTCAGCCTCATGATCCTGATGTAAAAGCCCTATTGCGTATTGCAGTAACCTGGGATATTCCTTTTGCCTGTAATAAAGCTTCTGCGAATTTCCTTTTTGCATCTGCAAAAATTACCGGTGATTATGAAAGGGAACAACCTGACTTTACCTCTTACCTGAACCGGAACATAAAGAAATAA
- a CDS encoding RidA family protein, giving the protein MAREVINTSEAPAPIGPYSQAIQSGATLYVSGQIALDAASGELINDNITEETHQVMKNLEAILSAAGADFSKVVKCSIFVKNMSDFATVNEAYGQYFKLQPPARETVEVSGLPKNVNVEISCIATLD; this is encoded by the coding sequence ATGGCAAGAGAAGTGATTAATACCTCAGAAGCTCCCGCACCTATTGGCCCTTACAGCCAGGCGATTCAAAGTGGTGCTACTCTTTATGTTTCCGGGCAGATAGCACTTGATGCAGCCAGCGGGGAATTAATTAACGACAATATTACAGAAGAGACTCATCAGGTAATGAAGAATCTGGAAGCCATCTTAAGTGCTGCAGGAGCTGATTTTAGTAAGGTAGTGAAGTGTTCTATTTTTGTTAAAAATATGAGTGATTTTGCTACCGTAAACGAAGCCTATGGTCAGTATTTTAAGTTACAGCCCCCAGCCAGAGAAACCGTAGAAGTGAGTGGCCTGCCCAAAAATGTAAATGTAGAAATTTCCTGCATCGCCACCTTGGACTAA
- the panC gene encoding pantoate--beta-alanine ligase: MQIFKNIKSLQYFLAEERQKKRSVGLVPTMGALHEGHLKLLNQSQKENDITVCSIYVNPAQFNNTDDLKKYPRDLDHDQFLLEKQACDVLFSPSDKEMYPEGNLNGIKLGFGKLEQVLEGKFRPGHFSGVGIILSKLFHIVNSDKAYFGQKDLQQCSVVRKLIEELFFSTQLVIVPTVRENNGLAMSSRNTRLSEKGKDLAANLYHAITKVKNLIEEGEKIEVARQAGISTLKEQPKIRQEYFEVIDKRDFTTAADITPKSEIAVCVAAFVEEVRLIDNVLVFS, encoded by the coding sequence ATGCAAATATTTAAAAACATTAAATCGCTACAGTATTTTTTGGCTGAAGAACGCCAAAAAAAGCGCTCTGTTGGCCTGGTTCCCACAATGGGAGCCTTGCATGAAGGACACCTTAAACTATTAAACCAGTCTCAGAAAGAGAACGATATTACAGTTTGTAGCATATATGTGAACCCTGCTCAGTTTAATAACACAGATGACCTCAAAAAATATCCCCGGGATCTGGATCATGATCAATTTTTATTAGAAAAGCAAGCCTGTGATGTGTTGTTCAGCCCTTCAGATAAAGAGATGTATCCAGAGGGTAATCTCAACGGAATAAAATTAGGCTTTGGTAAGCTGGAGCAGGTGCTGGAGGGGAAGTTTCGTCCGGGACATTTCAGCGGAGTGGGCATTATCTTATCTAAGCTTTTCCATATCGTGAACTCGGATAAAGCCTATTTTGGTCAAAAAGATTTGCAACAGTGTAGTGTAGTAAGAAAACTCATTGAGGAACTATTCTTTAGCACACAACTCGTAATAGTGCCCACCGTTAGAGAAAACAATGGATTGGCGATGTCATCCAGAAACACAAGACTCTCAGAAAAAGGGAAAGACCTGGCTGCTAATTTGTACCATGCCATTACTAAAGTGAAAAATTTAATTGAAGAGGGGGAGAAAATAGAAGTTGCCCGGCAGGCAGGGATCAGTACTTTAAAAGAACAGCCAAAGATTAGGCAGGAATACTTTGAGGTAATAGACAAAAGAGACTTTACAACAGCTGCGGATATTACCCCAAAATCGGAGATAGCCGTATGTGTAGCTGCATTTGTGGAAGAAGTCAGGTTAATAGATAATGTATTGGTTTTTTCTTAG